Below is a window of Salvelinus alpinus chromosome 5, SLU_Salpinus.1, whole genome shotgun sequence DNA.
AAGGCGATGGGGTTCATGTGAGTATGGGAACATGACCATGTACATTATATAAAATGTAGATTATGGATCTTATTTAGAGAGCTCTATACTATAGTATAAAACAGTTGGAGAATGGACAGGTCTATTAAGTACGGCGATTGGGGTTGATGGCTGGTGTGCAGCTGCAGTCCCGGGTCAGATACACAGAGGAGATGATCAGTGTGTTGAATTCATCTAGGTAGAGCACTGGCACCAGTTGTTGGGATGCAGGTTTGCAGCAAGAAAGCTAAAAAAGGAAAGGTCACTGTACTGTAAGTAGCCATCGGATAACAGTTTAAAAAGCTACAGTATTTTAATATAGTTATGTTTCTTAGCAAGGTTGCTTCCTAGAGAGATTGATCATCTGAACTGAAAGACAATTAAGTAATCAGGTATGATCTGTCCAGTGGCAGATTTGGTCAGAGGGTAGAAAGAGGTAAGGGCACATAGTGTCTGAATTTTACCCTTAAATCATATTTGGCTGATAAGATATCTGCTCTGTCAGTTTGAGTCTACCATTTCCTGGTTGAACTAGTTTGAGAACCAATTAGATCATCAAGGAACTAACCTTTAAACCTGTGACCTTGTACTGAGATCCACAAGACATTCTATTTGATCCCTTGTACAGACAAAGCACTAATAGACACTTCAATGGAAGTCAGATGGAATAACAGCACATGTGCATTGTGTTTGCAAAATGTGTGTTTGACTAAAAACTTGAAAATCACATGCCAATTCTTCTCATTACTTCTTAGTGATGCATTTGCAGTGTGACACCTGTAATCTATCTTTGTGTAGTTTCAATGTTTTATAGTGTAGCGTCAATGTTCTTTTAAGTTGTGGTGCAAGGTGCACATGCATTGCCTCTGGAGAGGAGTCCTGTGAGGGAAGGTGCGCTCCACACTGTTGGCCTGCAGGGTTCAGCTGTGTGGTGCAGGCTGCACACTGGGTGAAGGTAAACCTCTCTGGGTAGATGATCCAGTTCTGCCAGCCCAGGTCTAGCAGAGACAGACTGACAACACACCACATGTCACTTCACATATGGGAAACCATACTGGCAAGGTTTTTGAGTGTTTGTCAAACCTTGTATGTAGATCTTAGAGACCAGTTGACAGCAGTGTGACCCTGTTGTATTTCCAGAGAACTCTTGCTGGGAGTTCCATGCTGAAATAGAGAATAACAGTCATTGTTGGGAAAgttactctgaaaatatagtttaccaagctaccaattacttcacactggaattAGTTAAGCTAAACTAAAGCTACCGCTAAGAAACatatagtttacttaactaaagttactttgaaaagtagttcactacatccaaactacttcgTGAAAAATTATTATATCTAAGTCTAAAATTTCATAGAcaacaaattgcaagaacagttTACtcaggagtcagatgttaacataatgtgtaatttagcctattaaacacaaaaacaatgTTTCAAGTGAAAATTAGGAAGGTCTGATcccgaaaaagaaaggaaatctTGCATACTTGACccatattttttgttatttttgcaAAGAAAattgtgtgtagttccagtagtctaTTTCTAttggcacaagcactgttcacacccctcttgttggcggagagaacattttgcaggtttaaagttcattttctgcaattctatacattttgccatggggaggGGTGGccgagaaaatgttgcagttttaaagcaaattttcttgcaattctatatattttgccatgtctaatgtgtattcatggatTATTTCAGTGACTCACCcattacaacaaaatctatgggcAAAAAAAAACTTAGCTAAAGAACGTTAGCTgaaatgggctagttgatctgtacatttctgacaagttatgaatagctctctaaggtatatAATGACTGACTCTACTATTACAACgttcaagagtaagttgaaagccggaCTGAGTTCCTTAAAAAATAAACtgagctacaccactacatggcaaACAAGTAATGAACTAGtgaaaacactaccaagatttgaatttagttcaactaccaccaagctactgcaaaatgtaattCAATTACTAATTGAACGAACAAGAATAATGTCAGACTTCAACAAATCTGTGTAATAAGTGACTCAAACAAATGGTGGGAATCTCAGACTATTATCTAATGTAATAAAAGTGTTCACTATCAGTGATGCTCTTCTGAGTTACATTACACAGCTTTACCATTGCTGTCCAGTGCTGTCTGAGAGTCACTGCGTTGGGTTGTGAACGCAGCCATCCACTGCTCCCTGAGTGAGGCCAGTCCAGTCCCCTCCATCTGAGGCTCTCTCTGCAGGTTCAGACCCCTCAGAAGGAACTGTTTGATGTCAGACAGGGGTTCCCCTTGGCAACTGCAACAAATCAATAAGGGGACCATTACTCCCCAGATTTTTTcatacagtagcctacttgacaaTCAACAtctcaataaaatgtatttcctTCAGCCAAGAAAAAAAGGCAACAATCTTCCCTCATGCCTTCCACAATTATGATgcaatatgcatatatttatcTAAGACATAGTCTGACATTGAAACCATAATAAAGACATGATTATACAACAGGCTTATTGACATCACAGTGTGTTCAGAGAACAGGATGACATTGATATGTCTTTAGAATGGGTAAATGTATGGTGTCTAAAGTTGCAATAACACTGTTATTTTCTCTGATCAAAACACCCGCTTTTACTGATTACATTAGCATGTCAGTTTTAAAGTACATTGCAATGGAAACacacatttatttaaattaactTATGTCTAACTATAACATAATCGGAATAGGTTATAAAGTAGGTTATACTTTAACCTAATAACTCCCAAAACGGATTGATGTCATCAACGATGTAGATCATTTCATCAATGAAAAGCATAACATGCATTCACTGTGAATTTTAAGGTCACATTGACTGATACGCCATAGTGATGTTCCATAATGTATTGCCTGCATAATTGTAATTATCATACTCTCAATAGCAAATGACCCCCAAAAAATGGAATGCAACATTTGCCCAACAGCCTGCTAAGAAAGAACATCTATCATAATATTCTTCAATCATATCTTTGATTAT
It encodes the following:
- the LOC139577040 gene encoding uncharacterized protein isoform X1, encoding MSICLQRKMIILRYLMVVLSSWPLGETFILKSSGQKPKATPTDFAPVITLNSCQGEPLSDIKQFLLRGLNLQREPQMEGTGLASLREQWMAAFTTQRSDSQTALDSNAWNSQQEFSGNTTGSHCCQLVSKIYIQDLGWQNWIIYPERFTFTQCAACTTQLNPAGQQCGAHLPSQDSSPEAMHVHLAPQLKRTLTLHYKTLKLHKDRLQVSHCKCITKK